In Salisediminibacterium beveridgei, one DNA window encodes the following:
- a CDS encoding ROK family transcriptional regulator encodes MIKRRGDQQFVKVHNQNLILEEIIDNERVSRAELSKKLNISAPSISSNVDSLLKSGLLQETGPGSSVSGRKPIMLEFNVDYGYIIGVDLSKGQIVSAVSDLSGEPKIILEGTKTKNNVGYELIDLIEEHIRKSIKKAGIELAAVLVVTIASPGIISNQRHIRLDPDQLNWLDADPEQILAERLQTKVLLENDINVATVSEYGRLNSHETCDNMVFISIGRGLGSGLIIEGEIFKGSFGGAGEVALMSSTLSGNQTSYYENQISIHALKKKVAQLTGQEALLIEEDNDVFLQRVQDELMKGNQEVINLLVASAKQVALMICNVAALINPQMIVIGGEMMALSTFLFPEVKKEIYRIYPFPIELKVSDQHSNAAIHGSLMIGKEYAVKHLIT; translated from the coding sequence ATGATTAAACGACGGGGCGACCAACAGTTTGTTAAAGTCCATAATCAGAATCTGATTTTGGAAGAAATCATTGATAATGAACGGGTTTCAAGAGCAGAACTGTCCAAAAAATTGAACATCAGCGCGCCGAGTATTTCGAGCAATGTTGATTCGCTGTTGAAATCCGGATTGCTTCAGGAAACGGGGCCCGGGTCTTCCGTATCCGGACGAAAACCGATCATGCTCGAATTCAACGTTGACTATGGGTACATCATCGGCGTCGATTTGAGCAAAGGTCAAATCGTAAGCGCGGTCAGTGACCTGTCGGGTGAACCGAAAATCATCCTTGAAGGAACGAAGACAAAGAATAATGTAGGATATGAACTGATTGATCTCATTGAAGAGCACATCCGAAAGTCCATCAAAAAGGCAGGGATCGAACTGGCTGCAGTCCTCGTCGTGACCATAGCGTCACCGGGGATCATCTCCAATCAGCGCCATATCAGGCTCGATCCGGATCAACTGAACTGGTTGGACGCAGATCCTGAACAGATTCTCGCCGAGCGGTTGCAAACGAAAGTATTGCTGGAAAATGACATCAACGTCGCTACAGTCTCGGAATACGGCCGGTTAAATAGCCATGAAACCTGTGACAATATGGTCTTTATCAGTATCGGCAGAGGACTCGGATCGGGTTTGATCATTGAAGGAGAAATCTTCAAAGGCTCTTTCGGCGGGGCCGGTGAAGTGGCCTTGATGAGCTCGACCTTAAGTGGCAATCAGACATCCTATTACGAAAATCAAATTTCCATACACGCCCTGAAAAAAAAAGTGGCACAGCTCACCGGCCAGGAAGCGTTGCTTATAGAAGAGGACAACGATGTTTTTTTACAACGGGTCCAGGATGAATTGATGAAAGGGAATCAGGAGGTGATCAACCTTCTGGTGGCGTCTGCGAAACAGGTGGCCTTGATGATCTGCAATGTGGCGGCCCTCATTAATCCGCAAATGATTGTCATAGGCGGGGAGATGATGGCACTGTCCACGTTTTTGTTTCCGGAAGTCAAAAAAGAAATTTACCGGATTTATCCGTTCCCGATTGAATTAAAAGTGTCCGATCAGCATAGCAATGCTGCCATTCACGGCAGTCTCATGATTGGTAAGGAATATGCAGTTAAACATTTAATCACGTGA
- the pgsC gene encoding poly-gamma-glutamate biosynthesis protein PgsC: MFGTDLYIAIVIGVLLSLIYAEKTGVVPAGLVVPGYIALVFDQLLYLTVIAVISLLTYLIVNQLISRVTVLYGRRKFGAMLTVGILLKMASDYAYGYPLGIPFEMIELRGIGVIVPGLIANSIHKQGVLPTFSSTLVIAFFTFVLVSAYQLF; this comes from the coding sequence GTGTTTGGAACAGATTTATATATCGCCATCGTCATCGGCGTGCTTTTATCATTAATATATGCGGAAAAAACCGGCGTCGTCCCTGCAGGGCTCGTCGTACCGGGGTATATCGCCCTCGTCTTCGATCAACTCTTGTATTTGACGGTCATCGCCGTCATCAGCCTGTTGACGTACCTCATCGTGAACCAGCTCATCAGCCGGGTGACGGTATTGTATGGCAGACGGAAATTCGGTGCGATGCTCACGGTCGGCATCCTGCTGAAAATGGCATCGGACTATGCCTATGGCTATCCACTGGGGATTCCCTTCGAGATGATCGAGCTCAGAGGCATCGGCGTCATCGTCCCTGGGCTCATCGCCAACTCCATTCATAAACAAGGCGTGCTGCCGACCTTTTCATCAACCCTCGTGATCGCCTTCTTCACCTTTGTTCTCGTCAGTGCGTATCAGTTATTTTAG
- a CDS encoding ABC transporter substrate-binding protein has protein sequence MKGLKTAGLSTLGLLLLGACGNNEDGAEGNGNANGNGASGDAEEVTLWVAGNSPDIQETFNGIIDDFNNQSEDIEVNVQFEPWGELDQKLSTSLAGGVGPDIFMHGAAAAAGFASEGQIEPLDSYFEGWDDLDDFNDGYMEAGVVDEEHFVLPIQGANRMMFYRHDLFEEAGVEIPETMEELIEVSEAFVERDGDRFERAATTLPNEGNDLQQVWSSFLWSNGGDILNEDFTEAVIHSDEAVKAIEDYAAFFENDLTPLAGMDGQGDQHPLGTGEVAFTFDGVWVIDQLISYTPDAYENVSVAAPPAGQEGTTTLVGSSGFFMNANSEHKDAAGEVLEFMGSEESIARVSEELKFLPVRDSIAEADFIQDDRLMAEFVELAAEVNGQANPNIPRWTAIRDIVASNVEAAIYGQVSPDEALQNAEQEINAEMQR, from the coding sequence ATGAAAGGGTTAAAAACAGCAGGACTGAGTACATTGGGATTACTGCTTTTGGGCGCTTGTGGAAATAATGAAGATGGCGCTGAAGGAAACGGCAACGCGAACGGTAATGGCGCCAGTGGAGATGCTGAAGAAGTGACCTTGTGGGTAGCAGGGAATAGTCCGGACATTCAGGAAACGTTTAACGGCATCATCGATGATTTCAATAATCAGTCTGAGGATATTGAAGTGAATGTGCAGTTTGAACCATGGGGCGAACTCGACCAGAAACTCAGTACATCGCTTGCGGGTGGTGTGGGACCAGACATATTTATGCACGGTGCAGCCGCTGCGGCAGGTTTTGCCAGTGAAGGGCAAATTGAACCACTGGACAGCTATTTTGAAGGCTGGGATGACTTGGATGATTTCAATGATGGTTACATGGAAGCAGGTGTCGTTGATGAGGAGCATTTTGTCCTGCCGATCCAGGGTGCGAACCGGATGATGTTCTACAGACACGATCTGTTTGAAGAAGCAGGTGTTGAAATTCCAGAAACGATGGAGGAGCTGATCGAAGTCAGTGAAGCTTTTGTGGAAAGAGACGGTGACCGTTTTGAACGGGCGGCTACCACATTGCCGAACGAGGGGAATGACCTTCAGCAGGTCTGGAGTTCTTTCCTCTGGTCTAACGGAGGGGATATCCTCAATGAAGACTTCACAGAAGCGGTGATTCATTCTGATGAAGCTGTCAAAGCGATCGAAGATTATGCCGCGTTTTTTGAGAATGACCTGACGCCACTGGCAGGCATGGATGGCCAAGGGGATCAGCATCCGCTGGGAACTGGTGAAGTTGCTTTTACATTTGACGGGGTCTGGGTAATTGACCAATTGATCAGTTACACTCCTGATGCCTATGAAAATGTATCAGTCGCGGCACCCCCTGCAGGACAGGAAGGCACGACGACATTGGTCGGTTCATCCGGGTTCTTCATGAATGCTAATTCAGAACATAAAGATGCCGCAGGTGAAGTGCTTGAATTTATGGGCAGTGAAGAGAGTATTGCAAGAGTATCGGAAGAGCTGAAGTTCCTTCCTGTCAGAGATTCCATAGCCGAAGCGGACTTCATTCAGGATGATCGTCTGATGGCCGAATTCGTGGAACTGGCTGCAGAAGTGAATGGCCAGGCGAATCCGAACATTCCACGCTGGACAGCTATCCGGGACATTGTTGCTTCAAATGTTGAAGCGGCCATTTACGGACAGGTCAGTCCTGACGAGGCTTTGCAGAACGCAGAACAGGAAATCAACGCTGAAATGCAGCGTTGA
- a CDS encoding ROK family transcriptional regulator encodes MIDAQVPHSLRIQNKSLVLNIIRVKKEISRAQLAKETGLTRATVSQIVNDLLKDNLIRETGTDSNAMGRKGIHLSFNDAYGYVVGIDLGGTKICLSASDFNGTILHKHTVRTFESPDKQSFLASFTTAIKHFIHESGLEIGQMKGIGVASPGIIDYKNGIIVEGSPNIPDWEETELALILTETFDVVAVVENDVRSGLLGEMTRGKARGVQNAVLISIGTGIGSSIMVDGKIVRGMGNAAGEIGYYLFTPEQLQKKWTQLGCMESIVSGTGLIAYYQSLTDDQKSPAFKTTADLFKAAKNGEARAMEMMDIFTDHLAIAILNLMNTVNPEKIILTGGVSRSAEQFLPRLQEWIDTHSFKRTQVEIEVSQLFEDGALYGISLLAIQAALPEFQMIQQTAMK; translated from the coding sequence ATGATTGACGCGCAGGTTCCTCATTCATTGAGGATTCAAAATAAATCACTCGTATTAAACATCATTCGCGTGAAAAAAGAAATTTCCCGGGCGCAACTAGCAAAAGAAACCGGGTTGACAAGAGCCACTGTTTCCCAGATCGTCAATGATCTGCTGAAGGACAATCTGATTCGGGAAACAGGAACAGACTCCAATGCAATGGGAAGAAAAGGGATTCACCTCAGTTTTAACGACGCTTACGGATACGTCGTCGGCATTGACCTGGGTGGCACAAAAATCTGTCTCTCCGCTTCGGATTTCAACGGCACCATCCTTCATAAACACACGGTGAGAACCTTTGAAAGTCCGGACAAACAATCCTTTCTGGCATCCTTCACGACGGCCATCAAACACTTCATCCACGAATCAGGCCTGGAAATCGGCCAGATGAAAGGCATCGGTGTCGCAAGCCCCGGCATTATCGACTATAAAAATGGGATCATTGTGGAGGGGTCTCCCAATATCCCTGATTGGGAAGAAACAGAGCTTGCTTTGATATTGACTGAAACATTTGATGTAGTGGCTGTGGTGGAAAACGATGTACGCTCGGGGTTACTCGGAGAAATGACCCGGGGAAAAGCCAGAGGCGTTCAAAATGCCGTTTTGATTTCCATTGGAACAGGGATAGGATCGTCCATCATGGTTGATGGCAAGATCGTGCGGGGAATGGGAAACGCAGCAGGTGAAATCGGCTATTACCTGTTCACACCCGAGCAGTTGCAAAAAAAATGGACCCAACTCGGCTGCATGGAATCCATCGTGTCAGGAACAGGTTTGATTGCCTACTATCAATCCCTGACCGATGATCAGAAATCCCCGGCTTTCAAAACCACGGCAGATCTTTTCAAGGCAGCGAAGAATGGCGAAGCCCGGGCGATGGAGATGATGGATATCTTTACCGACCACCTTGCCATTGCTATCTTGAATCTGATGAATACCGTCAATCCGGAGAAAATCATCCTCACCGGGGGGGTCTCCCGCTCTGCTGAACAATTTTTACCCAGACTGCAGGAGTGGATTGACACCCACTCCTTTAAAAGAACCCAAGTGGAAATTGAAGTCAGTCAATTGTTTGAAGACGGTGCCCTCTATGGGATTTCCCTTTTGGCCATTCAAGCCGCGTTGCCGGAATTTCAAATGATCCAGCAGACCGCTATGAAGTGA
- a CDS encoding MFS transporter, whose amino-acid sequence MSRGHTTTMNDYIASHEKQTELYKRTLFIVGLSQLFGGLGLAAGITVGALLAQEMLGTEGIAGVPTALFTLGSALAALLVGRFSQRFGRRIGLTIGFTAGGLGAVGVVIAAVLNHVPLLFIALFIYGAGTATNLQARYAGTDLASETQRAKAVSIAMVATTFGAVAGPNLVSVMGDVALVFGIPALAGPFLLAGAAYLLAGFVLFVFLRPDPFLLAQAITREQDLADDINGTVRPKARPANRRGIYAGAALMVLSQFVMVAIMTMTPIHMGNHDHSMGAIGMVIGVHVGAMFLPSLVTGYLVDRFGRKVMAVASGVTLFISGVLAAVGPADSMMAIMFALMLLGLGWNFGLISGTAILVDSTPLLTRAKTQGTVDVWIALAGAFGGGLSGVVVMYGNFATLSIAGAVVSLLIIPIVRWMSARGEVITS is encoded by the coding sequence ATGTCAAGAGGACATACCACTACAATGAACGACTACATCGCTTCACATGAAAAACAGACAGAGCTGTATAAACGGACGTTATTCATCGTCGGCCTGTCCCAGTTGTTTGGGGGCCTGGGGCTGGCGGCGGGAATTACTGTCGGGGCCTTGCTCGCTCAGGAAATGCTCGGCACCGAGGGAATTGCCGGGGTGCCAACAGCGCTCTTCACGTTAGGGTCGGCCCTTGCAGCACTTCTTGTGGGGCGGTTCTCCCAGCGCTTCGGGCGCCGGATCGGGTTGACCATCGGGTTTACCGCAGGGGGACTCGGGGCCGTTGGGGTGGTCATCGCGGCCGTTTTGAACCATGTGCCGCTCTTGTTCATTGCCCTTTTCATCTACGGGGCGGGGACGGCGACGAACCTGCAGGCGCGTTACGCAGGGACGGATCTGGCCAGTGAAACCCAGCGGGCGAAGGCGGTGAGCATCGCCATGGTCGCCACCACCTTTGGTGCCGTGGCCGGACCGAATCTCGTATCGGTGATGGGGGACGTCGCTTTGGTATTCGGGATTCCTGCGTTGGCTGGGCCCTTTCTACTCGCGGGTGCCGCCTATCTGCTTGCCGGATTTGTCTTGTTCGTCTTCTTGCGGCCGGACCCGTTTCTCCTGGCACAAGCGATTACCCGTGAACAGGATCTTGCGGACGACATCAATGGAACAGTCAGACCGAAAGCCCGACCGGCGAACCGGCGGGGGATTTATGCAGGCGCTGCCCTGATGGTGTTGAGCCAGTTTGTCATGGTGGCGATCATGACGATGACCCCGATTCACATGGGGAACCATGATCACAGCATGGGAGCCATCGGCATGGTCATCGGTGTCCATGTGGGTGCGATGTTCCTGCCGTCTTTAGTCACCGGGTACCTGGTGGACCGGTTTGGCCGGAAGGTGATGGCGGTGGCGTCCGGGGTGACGCTCTTTATATCCGGAGTGCTGGCGGCCGTTGGCCCGGCCGATTCGATGATGGCCATCATGTTTGCCCTGATGCTCCTTGGTCTCGGCTGGAATTTCGGGCTCATCAGCGGCACGGCCATTCTCGTTGATTCAACTCCGCTCTTGACCCGGGCAAAAACCCAGGGGACAGTGGATGTGTGGATTGCCCTGGCCGGTGCTTTCGGCGGCGGGTTATCCGGCGTAGTCGTCATGTACGGCAACTTTGCGACCCTGTCCATTGCCGGAGCGGTCGTATCCTTATTGATTATCCCGATTGTGCGGTGGATGTCGGCTCGGGGTGAGGTGATCACTTCATAG
- the pgsB gene encoding poly-gamma-glutamate synthase PgsB — protein sequence MYLLFFAGIVLSIGIRERKTMRRNIRRIPNRILVNGIRGKSTVTRLVMGILKEDKQRVAGKTTGTSPRLFYWDQNDEEPIVRSLQGANISEQKFITRQVARRSVDAFVTECMAVNPDYQATFQDHFVQSGITIITNVVEDHLDVMGPTLDQVAEAFASTIPHDGFLILSPSEYEGYFRKIADKQNTKVYMADPDAIDEDYLKQFPYMMFPENAALGLALAEVLGIDEETALNGMQNAPVDPGAMRVHTLGDERKPSFFYNGFAANDASSTISIWEKIQDLHPDTPHQAVVMNCRDDRMDRTIQFAEEVLPRLQTGTLILTGRGVSPVVDAYQRGDIQADHMINMEKQPAEKVVNTLQNLPKDSVIFGIGNIHGGGEELAHLIEQIHADDEPDRSHLPSRMRDRQVAKGKRFELEPSKSS from the coding sequence ATTTATTTATTATTTTTCGCAGGCATTGTTCTCTCCATTGGAATCCGGGAGCGGAAAACTATGCGCCGGAATATCCGGAGAATCCCCAACCGGATCCTCGTCAATGGCATTCGGGGCAAGTCTACGGTTACCCGGCTTGTGATGGGTATTTTAAAAGAAGACAAACAGCGTGTCGCAGGCAAAACCACCGGGACATCCCCGCGTCTGTTTTACTGGGACCAAAACGACGAAGAACCCATTGTCAGAAGCCTTCAGGGCGCAAATATTTCTGAACAGAAATTCATCACCCGGCAGGTCGCCAGAAGGTCTGTCGATGCTTTTGTGACCGAATGTATGGCCGTCAACCCTGACTACCAGGCGACGTTTCAGGATCACTTTGTCCAGTCGGGGATTACCATCATCACCAACGTCGTCGAAGATCATCTCGATGTCATGGGACCGACCCTTGATCAGGTCGCCGAAGCGTTTGCAAGCACAATTCCGCATGATGGGTTTCTGATTTTATCACCGTCAGAGTACGAGGGTTACTTCAGGAAAATCGCCGACAAACAAAACACCAAAGTGTATATGGCAGATCCTGACGCCATCGATGAAGATTATTTGAAACAATTTCCCTATATGATGTTCCCGGAGAACGCTGCTCTCGGCCTTGCTCTTGCAGAGGTTCTTGGGATTGACGAAGAGACGGCTCTGAACGGCATGCAGAATGCACCGGTTGATCCGGGCGCGATGCGGGTTCACACCCTGGGTGATGAACGCAAGCCAAGCTTTTTCTATAACGGCTTTGCCGCAAACGACGCCTCATCGACCATCAGCATCTGGGAAAAAATTCAGGACCTGCACCCCGATACACCGCATCAGGCGGTGGTGATGAATTGCCGGGATGACCGCATGGACCGCACGATTCAGTTCGCCGAAGAAGTCCTCCCCCGCCTTCAGACCGGAACGCTGATCCTGACAGGACGAGGGGTATCCCCTGTCGTTGATGCCTATCAACGAGGCGATATACAAGCTGATCATATGATCAATATGGAAAAACAACCGGCAGAAAAAGTGGTCAACACACTGCAAAACTTACCGAAAGACAGCGTCATTTTCGGCATCGGCAACATTCACGGCGGTGGCGAAGAGCTCGCGCACCTAATCGAACAGATCCATGCAGATGATGAACCCGATCGCTCTCATCTGCCGAGCCGAATGCGCGACCGACAAGTTGCGAAGGGAAAACGCTTCGAGCTTGAACCATCCAAATCATCATAA
- a CDS encoding CapA family protein, whose translation MNKKLSFTDRLKLRHLHHRKNAVRDSLIALALLSVPFFGHHLIFAHEPAEETRDENVTDRLTMTGDMMLGRHVHEAAEKSREDVSRTFDYVRTFFDESDYVTGNFESPILDPDFEDYDDGHEYPDFETHKEESKLHNKLIQFYAEPWAVDALETVGFDSVSLANNHTMDYGDMSLQHTLAHFNDSPVEALGIGDAINISEDEREGGAQDAADVKYVDLPSGIRVAIAAYTEVKVIGFDAQEYVGGVMTYENIDVLRDRMQEAKLPESEGGGGADVLIIQVHWGQEYQVGYNDDQEEKAQYLANYGADIVLGHHSHVLEPVTLVEGIDGNQTLVMNSMGNFVFDQGWSRTKETALAQLDFLEDGSKNLSFVPMYISDTKPRETDGLSKRYRDFRIFRTLNKELDRSLWEIEDGRLHIDLDEAGVMEGVDHTS comes from the coding sequence ATGAATAAAAAACTATCATTTACCGACAGGTTAAAACTCAGACATCTGCATCACCGTAAAAACGCCGTGCGCGACTCCCTGATCGCGCTCGCTCTTTTAAGCGTGCCTTTTTTTGGCCATCACCTTATCTTCGCCCATGAACCGGCGGAAGAGACGCGCGATGAAAACGTAACGGATCGCCTCACGATGACCGGTGACATGATGCTTGGCAGACATGTACACGAAGCTGCTGAGAAAAGCCGGGAAGACGTGAGCCGCACCTTCGACTATGTCCGCACCTTTTTTGACGAGTCGGACTACGTGACGGGAAACTTTGAGTCGCCGATCCTGGACCCTGACTTTGAGGACTACGATGACGGGCATGAATACCCTGATTTTGAAACACATAAAGAGGAATCCAAACTCCATAATAAACTCATTCAGTTCTATGCAGAGCCCTGGGCCGTTGACGCCCTTGAGACAGTCGGATTTGACAGCGTCTCGCTTGCGAATAATCACACCATGGATTATGGCGATATGTCGCTGCAGCACACGCTCGCGCATTTTAACGATTCACCGGTTGAAGCCCTTGGTATCGGTGATGCCATCAATATCAGTGAGGACGAACGGGAAGGCGGTGCGCAGGATGCGGCCGATGTGAAATACGTCGATCTCCCCAGCGGGATCCGGGTTGCCATTGCCGCCTACACGGAAGTGAAGGTGATTGGTTTTGACGCCCAGGAATATGTTGGTGGCGTGATGACCTATGAAAACATCGACGTGCTCAGAGACCGGATGCAAGAAGCCAAACTGCCTGAATCCGAAGGTGGTGGCGGTGCAGATGTATTGATCATTCAGGTTCACTGGGGACAGGAATACCAGGTCGGGTACAACGATGACCAGGAAGAAAAAGCCCAGTACCTTGCCAATTACGGCGCGGATATCGTGCTTGGCCACCATTCGCACGTCCTTGAACCTGTGACCCTTGTTGAGGGGATCGATGGCAACCAGACCCTCGTCATGAACAGCATGGGCAACTTTGTTTTTGACCAAGGGTGGTCACGGACAAAAGAAACGGCACTGGCACAGCTGGATTTTCTCGAGGATGGGTCGAAAAACCTGTCCTTTGTACCGATGTACATCTCCGATACGAAACCCCGTGAAACGGACGGGTTGTCAAAGCGGTACAGGGATTTCCGGATTTTCCGTACGCTGAATAAAGAACTCGATCGTAGCTTGTGGGAAATCGAAGATGGACGGCTCCACATCGACCTTGATGAAGCCGGGGTCATGGAAGGAGTGGATCACACGTCATGA
- a CDS encoding carbohydrate ABC transporter permease, giving the protein MSERQPNHPPSVSSAKKPNYFQRQRLFLSSRMNRRKAIAGYTFIAPAYLLFIVFLFIPVFWAFYLSFTDYSIFNPGEFVGLDNYTRLVSDGAFHNALWNTTYYALMVIPLNIGISLALALLVNRSIRGMNFFRAAFYVPVVTSIIAASMIWMWLYDSNNGLINYVLIQIGINPQDWLNDPDLALPALALMRVWKGVGWNMVIFLAGLQSIPKTLYEAASIEGASRWKSFWKITFPLLAPTTFFVFVMATISTFQTFGEIYAMTSGGPVGSTTTLVYLVFVHGFERYEMGYASAIAVILFAIIFILTLVNMYFTQKKVNYDL; this is encoded by the coding sequence ATGTCTGAGAGACAACCGAACCATCCACCTTCTGTGTCCTCTGCGAAAAAACCGAACTATTTTCAAAGGCAGAGGTTATTTCTCAGCAGCAGAATGAACAGGCGAAAAGCCATAGCAGGCTATACATTTATTGCACCAGCCTATCTCCTGTTTATCGTATTTTTGTTTATACCCGTTTTTTGGGCATTTTATTTGAGTTTTACAGATTACAGTATCTTTAATCCGGGAGAATTTGTCGGCCTGGATAATTACACAAGGCTTGTTAGTGACGGAGCATTTCACAATGCCCTTTGGAATACAACTTATTATGCACTGATGGTTATCCCTCTTAATATTGGGATCTCGCTGGCACTGGCATTGCTCGTAAATCGATCGATCCGAGGTATGAATTTTTTCAGGGCAGCGTTTTATGTACCTGTTGTCACTTCCATCATTGCAGCGTCGATGATCTGGATGTGGCTTTACGATTCGAATAATGGATTGATCAACTATGTGTTGATTCAAATAGGTATCAATCCACAAGACTGGCTGAATGACCCTGACCTTGCATTGCCGGCCCTTGCATTAATGAGGGTATGGAAAGGTGTCGGATGGAACATGGTCATTTTTTTAGCGGGTTTACAGTCCATTCCGAAAACATTATATGAAGCGGCTTCTATTGAAGGGGCTTCAAGGTGGAAAAGTTTTTGGAAAATTACGTTTCCTTTACTTGCACCAACTACATTCTTTGTTTTTGTCATGGCGACGATCAGTACATTTCAGACTTTCGGTGAAATCTATGCAATGACATCCGGAGGTCCTGTAGGTTCGACGACAACTTTAGTGTACCTTGTGTTTGTACATGGTTTTGAACGTTATGAAATGGGTTATGCATCTGCCATTGCAGTTATTTTGTTCGCGATTATCTTCATTTTAACTTTGGTGAACATGTATTTCACCCAGAAAAAAGTCAACTATGACCTGTAA
- a CDS encoding FAD-dependent oxidoreductase: MTDFDHYDVVVAGGGPSGIMAAVAAAREGAKTLLIERYGFLGGMATNALVGPLQTFHAGENQIAFGLAEEAIQRLKKIGGTPGHVKDMIGFVPTITPVDVEKLKYVYQEMVEESGAELLLHTVVTGVEVTEQSDLKALHLYNKSGAFQVSGHVFIDCTGDGDVVAQSDVPFEKGRKKDGLAQPMSMMFRLGRVDLAKVKQYMIDYPDEFVLAEGWEEVPFVAVSGFFDLVKQGKDNGDFNVARDRVLFFELPAEGEVTVNMTRVIRYDATDGNALSRAEVISRQQVMEVVAFLQKYIPGCEDAVLINCGTQIGVRESRRTLGKYQLTGEDVVKGRTFDDVIAPGSYPIDIHSPDGDELNVLKMEPGTIYHIPYRSILNDYRKNLLSAGRCLSAEHEALASARVTPTAMLVGQAAGTAGAVAAKQQCLPEEVDIQEIQALLKARGCFLGETVHHD; this comes from the coding sequence ATGACAGATTTTGACCATTATGATGTTGTGGTTGCAGGCGGTGGCCCATCAGGCATTATGGCTGCGGTGGCCGCTGCAAGAGAAGGGGCAAAGACCTTGCTGATCGAACGGTACGGATTCCTCGGTGGAATGGCCACAAATGCACTGGTTGGTCCTCTTCAGACTTTCCATGCCGGAGAGAATCAAATTGCCTTCGGATTAGCGGAGGAAGCGATTCAGCGTTTGAAAAAGATCGGCGGGACACCAGGTCACGTCAAGGACATGATCGGTTTTGTCCCGACCATCACACCGGTGGATGTGGAAAAACTGAAATATGTATACCAGGAGATGGTCGAGGAAAGCGGCGCAGAGTTGCTTTTACACACGGTAGTCACGGGTGTTGAGGTCACGGAACAATCAGATTTGAAAGCGCTTCATTTATATAATAAGTCCGGGGCGTTTCAGGTGAGTGGCCACGTCTTCATTGACTGCACCGGTGATGGGGATGTGGTTGCCCAGTCAGATGTTCCGTTTGAAAAAGGAAGAAAGAAGGACGGACTGGCGCAGCCGATGAGTATGATGTTCCGGCTTGGACGGGTCGATCTTGCCAAAGTGAAACAGTACATGATCGATTACCCAGATGAATTTGTTCTTGCGGAAGGCTGGGAGGAAGTCCCGTTTGTCGCTGTTTCAGGATTTTTCGATCTGGTCAAACAAGGGAAGGATAACGGGGATTTTAATGTAGCCAGGGACCGGGTCCTGTTTTTTGAATTACCGGCAGAGGGTGAAGTGACGGTCAATATGACAAGGGTAATCCGCTACGATGCGACAGATGGCAACGCTCTGAGCAGAGCAGAAGTGATCAGCCGACAACAGGTTATGGAAGTGGTCGCCTTTTTGCAGAAATACATTCCGGGCTGTGAGGATGCCGTCCTCATCAATTGCGGTACGCAAATCGGTGTCAGGGAATCTCGTCGTACCCTGGGCAAGTATCAATTAACAGGGGAAGACGTCGTCAAGGGACGTACATTCGATGATGTGATTGCGCCGGGATCGTATCCGATCGATATTCACTCCCCCGACGGAGATGAATTGAATGTTTTGAAAATGGAACCGGGAACCATCTATCACATCCCGTACCGCTCCATCCTGAATGATTACCGCAAAAATCTGTTGTCCGCAGGCAGGTGTTTGTCTGCAGAACATGAAGCCTTGGCTTCGGCAAGAGTCACACCAACGGCTATGCTAGTCGGTCAGGCTGCCGGCACAGCGGGAGCAGTGGCTGCGAAACAGCAATGTCTGCCGGAGGAAGTGGACATTCAGGAAATTCAGGCATTGTTAAAGGCGAGAGGTTGTTTTTTAGGGGAGACGGTTCATCATGATTAA